Below is a window of Desmonostoc muscorum LEGE 12446 DNA.
AAATATCACTTCCTCCTATTTTAGGCTCTGCCATTCTAATAAGATTTAAATCCATATTATTGGCATTATAAAACTGCCATTTTGAAACTAATTCAATTAAATCTCTTCTAATTTTATAAACAGGTGTATTTTCAGGAGGATATTGGCTATCTTCAAGCAATCTAGGTATAGCAGTAAGACCTAAAAAATTACTTGGTATATTATCTAAACCTTCAAAATGAGTTTTTGGCTGACCTGGTGCATCATAAACTGATACAGCCCCTTTGCCAAATTCTCTGTCATGAAACTTATAATAATAAAAGGGAAATGAAGTTGAGTCCTGTAAATTTTCCCCACTATATAAATATTCTTCTGCGATACTAACACCTCTTGCCTGATCTCTATTAACAAAAATTTTTAAATCAAGTATGCTGCTATCTCTTGTAGGTGTATCAATTTGTGAATTGTGAGAAAAACTAAAACAGTATGCAATTCTTACTCTAGCAGGACTTTCTACACTAACATCTAAAATTCTATTACCACCAATTTGGGTAATTGCATCTTCAAAACTACTGACGCTTCGACTTTCATCAGGAATTTTAGTTAGACTATCTTTTAAAAATTTTAAGCAGCTGATGAAATTGCTTTTACCTGAACCATTTGAACCTATAAAAATATTTAGATTTTTGAGTATAACTATCTGATTTAAAGATAAATTTTTATAATTGTTAGTAACAAGAAAGCGAAGAAGGGGTTGATTCATGACATTAAAAAAAGTCTATAGTAAATTGGCAAATAGATAACACTATTTTTTCAATTCTATAGCTTCATTGGTTATGACGAGCAATAAATACTTTCATTCAACCTTGGCTAAACCTACACAAGTATAAACTTTTGGTGTATTGTCAACAGCCCCACAACGTCTATTCTAAGAAGGGGACTAGCTAATGGAGAATATTCATGGAATTTTTATCCGATTCCGTGGTGCTATCACGGATGCAATTTGCGCTCACTGCGATATTCCATATGCTTTGGCCTGTCTTGACTACAGGAATGGGAATTTATCTGGTTATCGTCGAGGGACTATGGCTAAAAACTCGTAATCCAGACTACTACCTCCATGCCCGCTTTTGGTCTAAATTTTATCTCTTGAATTTTGGCATTGGTGTGGCAACGGGTATCCCGATGGAATTCCAGTTTGGCACTAATTGGGCACCGTTTTCGGAAGCAGCGGGCAATTTTTTTGGTAGTGTGATTGGGTTTGAAGCTTCCTGGGCATTCATGCTGGAAGCTGCTTTTTTAGGTATTATGTTATTCGGCTGGGAACGGGTTAATCCGGCTATTCATTATCTTTCAACAATTTTAGTTGCCGTTGGTGCTAACCTATCAACTGTATGGATTTTGACAGCAAATTCCTGGATGCAAACTCCGGCGGGTGGGGAATTAGTCAATGGCAAATTTATTGTCCACGATTATTTTCAAGCAATATTAAATCCTTTCATGCTTAATAGTGTGCTGCACATGTTCTTTGCCACACTAGAAACTTCGTTGTTTGTGATTGGTGGAATTAGTGCTTGGTATATTCTCAAACAACGCCATGCAGGTTTCTTTTCACGGTCATTGAAGATTGCTTTAGCAGCTGCGATCGCAGTTGCTCCATTACAAATATACATCGGGCATTTGAGCGGCGAACAAGTCTATCACTATCAACCCACAAAACTGGCAGCAATGGAAGCACAGTGGGAATCTTCACCTGCGGGACAACCGGCAGATTGGAGTCTTGTAGCCATACCCAATGAAAAAGCCCAGAAAAATGATTGGGAAATCACCGTTCCCAATGCACTGGGATACATTCTGGAATTCAAAAAGAATCTTTCTGAACCATTGCGTGGCTTGAAGGAGTGGAAACCAGAAGATCGTCCTCATTTAGTGGGTTTGATTTACTACGCTTTCCGCACAATGATTGCCATTGGGTTTTTCTTCGCTGGATTAATGTTATTGAGTACCCTGCAATGGTTACGCGGTAAACTCTCAGCAGAAAACATTACTCAACAGCGATGGTTAATGCGGGCTTGGATATTGGCAGCTCCTTTAGGATACATTGCCGTAGAATCAGGCTGGATTGTGCGCTGTGTTGGAAGACAACCGTGGACACTCTACGGGCAAATTCGCACAGTTGATGCAGCTTCTCGTCTACCTGCGAGTAATGTCTTAGTGTCACTAACTGCCTTTGCCACAGTCTACAGCCTTTTATTTATCGCAGTTTTGTACTTTGGTAGCCGCATTCTCCGCAGAGGTCCAAATCTCGACTTACCAATTCCAGGTATGGAAACCACCAAACCCGCAGTAGATACTACTCCTGGTGAGTTTGTTCCAGATGAACGCCCTGTAGAAGCACAGCAGTGAAAATTGGGGACTGGGGGCTGGGGACTGGGGACTGGTTGGGGACTGGGGACTGGGGACTGGAGACTGGGGACTGGGGACTGGGGAAGAGTTTTCCTAACCCAATACCCAATACCCAATACCCAGTCCCCAATACCCAATACCCAATACCCAATACCCAATGCCCAATACCCAATACCCAATACCCAATACTCAATACCCAATACCCAGTCCCCAATACCCAGTCCCCAATCTTATAGGAGATTTTATGGAGACCCTAGAGTATTTTTTGCCGCAAGTATGGTTTGTGATTTTAGCTTTTTTCCTATTCCTTTATGTAATGCTAGATGGATTTGATTTAGGGGTGGGGATATTATCTCTTACCTCTTCAGATGAAGAACGTCGAAGCATTTTGATGACTAGTTTAAGCAATATTTGGGATGCTAATGAAACCTGGCTAGTTTTGATGGGAGGGGGTCTTTTTGGTGCATTTCCTTTAGCTTATGCCACAATTTTGAATGCTTTATACATTCCAATTTTTTTAATGATATTTGGGTTTATTTTTCGTGGTGTGGCATTTGAGTTTCGTGAATTATCAAACCGCAAATTATTTTGGAATTTCGCTTTTGGTGCTGGAAGTTTTATCGCTGCACTCGGTCAAGGATTCGCCCTTGGTGCTGTGCTGGCGGGGATTAATGTTGATGATACAGGACACTTTATTGGTACAACTTGGGACTGGCTAAATATTCCATCAGTCTTGGTAGCTTTAACTTTGATTCAAGGATATGTGTTAATTGGTTCAACTTATCTGATTTGGAAAACTACAGGAGAATTGCAGGAAACTCACTATAAAACTGCCAAAATTGCTGCTTGGACAACTTTAATTGGTGCGATTTTCATTACAATTACAACGCCGATAATTTATGAAAATACGCGGTCGCGGTTGTTTGAGCAACCTTTAGTTTATATCTTTGCAGTCATTCCCTTGGTGGGAGTTTTGTTGATTTGGCAACTTCTGAAGAGTCTGAATCGCAAACAAGAAAGAGCGCCTTTTATTTTGACAATTCTGCTATTTGTGTTGTCGTTCATCGGCTTGGGATTAATTGTCTTCCCTTACATCATTCCTAATAAAATTACCATCTATCAAGCTGCTGCTGACCCCAGTTCGCTGGTGATTATGATCATTTTTATTGGCTTTCTCATTCCTGTGATGCTGTTTTACAACCTTTACCAGTACATTGTTTTTCGAGGTAAGGTGACTGGCGGTAGCTATGGGGAATAAAGAAATTTTACTGTAAAGATTCACAAGTCAGGAATCAAAATCCACAATGATTGGAAAATCAAGGTCGCTATAGCTGATTAATTGTATTCAAATTATTAAGCTAATAATTCGTCTACAGCTATACTAAAGCCCAATAATATTTTTTGAGTCCTAACTACATCACCAGCTTTAAACCCTAAAACTTGATTATCAGTCATGACCAAAACTAACTGACTCTCAGGAAATACTAGCCAAATTTCCTGGCAACCAGACTGTAAATATTCCTGGGCTTTTAAAAATAATTCTTCAGCTAAATCAGTCGGTGAAACTATTTCTGCAATTAATGGAAAACTTTGTGGCAATGTGGCAACATTGCCAAATTGAGCTACTAAATCCGGCGTTAGATAAGCTACATCAGGACGACGCCCTTGTTTATATGTGCGACAAGGTACTTCAGTGTAAACTTTGCCACCTACTTGATTAGAATTAATATAACTTCTCCAGTAAAAGCTGAGATTAACTTCAATTTCACTATGTTTTAATGTCATCCCTGTTTTTTCTACCAGTTGTCCATCCACCCACTCCATCCCATCTGGAGGATTTACCATGAAATCTTCTAAAGAATGGATTTCGGGAATCGATACAATTTCGTCATGTTTGGAAACTAACATTGCAAGCCTCCACTTTGATTAATTAAATATACAATGTATTGAAGAAGAATTCAGGAGTCAGAATCAATATTTCAAATCATTACCAAATTATCTTCGGCTTCTTCCTCTAATTCATAACCATTAGCCAGTTTGGCAATTGCTTGGTCAATCATTGCTAAACCCTGATCTACGGTTTCAACTACACTTAATTGTCCTCGTAATTCAGCAGCACCGACAAAACCTTTAGCATACCAAGTCATGTGTTTACGGGCTTGACGAACGCCGCGATCGCCTTTATATTCCCACAAGGCTTGCAAATGATCTCTGGCACATTCCAACCTTTCAATTGGGGTTGGTGGCGGTAATATTTCCCCAGTTTTTAAGAAGCGATCGATTTCTCCCACCAAAAACGGATAACCCAAAGTTCCACGAGAACACATCACACCATCAGCGCCAGTTTCTTCTAAACATTTCACCGCCGCCTCAATAGAAAAAATATCTCCGTTCGCAATCACTGGAATAGAAAGTACTTCCTTAACACGCGCAATCCATTCCCAACGGGCATTACCATTGTATCCTTGGGCGCGGGTGCGTCCGTGTACTGTAATCATTTTTGCCCCTGCATCTTCCATACGTTTGGCAAAGTCGAGAATCGTAATTTCTTTGTCATTCCAGCCAATACGGGTTTTCACTGTCACAGGTACATCAACAGCTTTCACCACTTCTCGGACAATTGCCTCTGCGATTTCTGGTTGGCGTAACAGAGAAGAACCGCCCCCATTTTTAGTGATTTTATTTACCGGACAACCCATATTAATATCAACAGTATCAGCCCCTTCTGCAACCGCCTTGATTGCTGCTTCTGCCAGGAAATCTGGACGACAATCAAATAATTGAATGCTAATTGGGCGTTCGTTGGGGTCTACCTCCATGATTTTGGGCAACTGTTTAACATAATGCAAGCCGGTAGCATTGACCATTTCGGTATACATCATCGAATCGGGTGCATAACGACGTACAAGGCGGCGAAACACCAAATCTGTGACCCCAGATAAAGGCGACTGGAGAACCCGGCTTTTGACCTCGAAGGAGCCAATTTTTAAAGGTTGAGAGAGTCTAGCTTGGAGAATGGGAGACAGGGAAATCATAGGACAAATTAAAAATTCAAAATTGCTTGCGATCGCCAAAAATTGTCAGAATATTAAAAACTATTTACTGATAATCTTAATTACATCCTCTCATTTTTTTGAAGTACAGCGGATTTCAAGGAAAGTGAAGTACACAACGATTCGTCTCAACGTCAGGTATCAAGCTGGTTTTACTTCTGAATTCTGAATTCTGAATTCAGAATTCAGAATTCTGTTGTGATTAATTTTGTTTAGGCATCTTGACTTGGAGGCTGTTTTTGGATTTCTTGCTGTACCTCCTCTAAACTCAAACCTAACTCTTTTGCTGTTTGTTCAAAACTCAATCCCAACCTCAACAACAAAGAAATCATTCTGAACTTTTCTTCACGCGCTCCTTCTTGCTTGCCTTCTTGCTTGCCTTCTTGATAAACTCGTGTTTGCTTCAAATCACTTAACCCAAACATACCTTCAATCTCCTCCCGACTCATAGTTGGAAACTTATAAACCAAAATTGTCTCTATTAATTCTAATAACTGCCGCCGCTGTGGTTCAATGTTGATTTCTTGCTGGGTTCTGTCTATTAACTCTCTGGCAGCTATAATTGCCGTATCCTCATCATCGACTACTAATTTCATCGTAGCAATTCCAACTGGCAATGATGCAGTTTCACCTAATTCATTAAGATAAATGCGAGTTATGCGCTGGCTGGCAAAAAATTCACTGTAATTCTTGATGTCTGCTGTATCTAAACTGCGATTGGGATAGATGACTACTCCCCGCCAAGAATTTTTCGGTTGATTTTGACGTAAGTATAAAGAAATTTCTGAAATTAGCCGCGAGTAAATTTCTGTATCGGTTTGAAATTGGACTTCA
It encodes the following:
- a CDS encoding Rpn family recombination-promoting nuclease/putative transposase, producing MKTDSIFYRLFQEFPDIFFELIGNPPQTAEGYKFSSIEIKQTAFRIDGVFLPTQGEEAPIYFVEVQFQTDTEIYSRLISEISLYLRQNQPKNSWRGVVIYPNRSLDTADIKNYSEFFASQRITRIYLNELGETASLPVGIATMKLVVDDEDTAIIAARELIDRTQQEINIEPQRRQLLELIETILVYKFPTMSREEIEGMFGLSDLKQTRVYQEGKQEGKQEGAREEKFRMISLLLRLGLSFEQTAKELGLSLEEVQQEIQKQPPSQDA
- the cydB gene encoding cytochrome d ubiquinol oxidase subunit II; protein product: METLEYFLPQVWFVILAFFLFLYVMLDGFDLGVGILSLTSSDEERRSILMTSLSNIWDANETWLVLMGGGLFGAFPLAYATILNALYIPIFLMIFGFIFRGVAFEFRELSNRKLFWNFAFGAGSFIAALGQGFALGAVLAGINVDDTGHFIGTTWDWLNIPSVLVALTLIQGYVLIGSTYLIWKTTGELQETHYKTAKIAAWTTLIGAIFITITTPIIYENTRSRLFEQPLVYIFAVIPLVGVLLIWQLLKSLNRKQERAPFILTILLFVLSFIGLGLIVFPYIIPNKITIYQAAADPSSLVIMIIFIGFLIPVMLFYNLYQYIVFRGKVTGGSYGE
- the dusB gene encoding tRNA dihydrouridine synthase DusB, which gives rise to MISLSPILQARLSQPLKIGSFEVKSRVLQSPLSGVTDLVFRRLVRRYAPDSMMYTEMVNATGLHYVKQLPKIMEVDPNERPISIQLFDCRPDFLAEAAIKAVAEGADTVDINMGCPVNKITKNGGGSSLLRQPEIAEAIVREVVKAVDVPVTVKTRIGWNDKEITILDFAKRMEDAGAKMITVHGRTRAQGYNGNARWEWIARVKEVLSIPVIANGDIFSIEAAVKCLEETGADGVMCSRGTLGYPFLVGEIDRFLKTGEILPPPTPIERLECARDHLQALWEYKGDRGVRQARKHMTWYAKGFVGAAELRGQLSVVETVDQGLAMIDQAIAKLANGYELEEEAEDNLVMI
- a CDS encoding cytochrome ubiquinol oxidase subunit I, with the protein product MEFLSDSVVLSRMQFALTAIFHMLWPVLTTGMGIYLVIVEGLWLKTRNPDYYLHARFWSKFYLLNFGIGVATGIPMEFQFGTNWAPFSEAAGNFFGSVIGFEASWAFMLEAAFLGIMLFGWERVNPAIHYLSTILVAVGANLSTVWILTANSWMQTPAGGELVNGKFIVHDYFQAILNPFMLNSVLHMFFATLETSLFVIGGISAWYILKQRHAGFFSRSLKIALAAAIAVAPLQIYIGHLSGEQVYHYQPTKLAAMEAQWESSPAGQPADWSLVAIPNEKAQKNDWEITVPNALGYILEFKKNLSEPLRGLKEWKPEDRPHLVGLIYYAFRTMIAIGFFFAGLMLLSTLQWLRGKLSAENITQQRWLMRAWILAAPLGYIAVESGWIVRCVGRQPWTLYGQIRTVDAASRLPASNVLVSLTAFATVYSLLFIAVLYFGSRILRRGPNLDLPIPGMETTKPAVDTTPGEFVPDERPVEAQQ
- a CDS encoding Uma2 family endonuclease, producing the protein MLVSKHDEIVSIPEIHSLEDFMVNPPDGMEWVDGQLVEKTGMTLKHSEIEVNLSFYWRSYINSNQVGGKVYTEVPCRTYKQGRRPDVAYLTPDLVAQFGNVATLPQSFPLIAEIVSPTDLAEELFLKAQEYLQSGCQEIWLVFPESQLVLVMTDNQVLGFKAGDVVRTQKILLGFSIAVDELLA
- a CDS encoding AAA family ATPase gives rise to the protein MNQPLLRFLVTNNYKNLSLNQIVILKNLNIFIGSNGSGKSNFISCLKFLKDSLTKIPDESRSVSSFEDAITQIGGNRILDVSVESPARVRIAYCFSFSHNSQIDTPTRDSSILDLKIFVNRDQARGVSIAEEYLYSGENLQDSTSFPFYYYKFHDREFGKGAVSVYDAPGQPKTHFEGLDNIPSNFLGLTAIPRLLEDSQYPPENTPVYKIRRDLIELVSKWQFYNANNMDLNLIRMAEPKIGGSDIYLSPSGDNLPLVLDNLILQYIDFEESINQAMKAILPKTRRLRPIRSGRLSLTLEWYFHDIKEAFYLNEMSDGTVRMLCWATILHSPVLPSLLVIDEPELGLHVSWMPILAEWIKKAAGKTQVIITTHSPDLLDHFTDCLENVFCFYSEDKTHSSIKTLSKEMLNDKLEQGWELGDLYRVGDPSIGGWPW